The following proteins come from a genomic window of Oncorhynchus mykiss isolate Arlee chromosome 19, USDA_OmykA_1.1, whole genome shotgun sequence:
- the LOC110497675 gene encoding forkhead box protein A1-A: MLGTVKMEGHETPDWSSYYNDAQEVYSPMVNNGMNAGLSSMNNMNSYMSMSTNGNMTSGSFNMSYANPGLGAGLSPGTMTGMPPSASSAMNGMGGGVPLMGTALSPSNMGAMSAQQASMNAMNPYASMSPTMSPMSYTQPNLNRARDNKSFRRSYPHAKPPYSYISLITMAIQQAPSKMLTLSEIYQWIMDLFPYYRQNQQRWQNSIRHSLSFNDCFIKVSRSPDKPGKGSYWALHPDSGNMFENGCYLRRQKRFKCENRKISSSKGDGRKDQSGSGSPSSENTNSKTGNVDSNSLSNQSSSPHSMDHRSSGSGSELKSSGPPLHPVASSATSLSSLPLPPHSMAHESHLHLKGDPHYSFNHPFSINNLMSSSEQQHKLDLKAYEQALQYSSYGSSMSSSLPLGSASMAGRAMDPSAIEASYYQGVYSRPVLNTS; this comes from the exons ATGTTGGGTACAGTGAAAATGGAAGGTCACGAAACGCCAGATTGGAGCAGTTATTACAATGACGCACAAGAG GTATATTCGCCCATGGTGAACAACGGCATGAATGCAGGACTGAGTTCCATGAACAATATGAACAGTTACATGAGTATGTCTACTAATGGAAATATGACCTCAGGTTCTTTCAATATGTCTTACGCCAACCCCGGCCTGGGAGCCGGACTAAGCCCCGGGACAATGACAGGGATGCCCCCGAGCGCGTCCAGTGCGATGAACGGAATGGGTGGAGGGGTACCGTTAATGGGCACTGCCCTTAGCCCCTCGAACATGGGCGCGATGTCGGCTCAGCAGGCTTCCATGAACGCTATGAATCCATACGCGAGCATGAGCCCTACTATGAGCCCAATGTCCTATACTCAGCCCAACCTGAACCGAGCAAGGGACAACAAGTCGTTCAGGAGAAGCTACCCGCACGCAAAGCCTCCGTATTCATACATATCCCTTATAACCATGGCCATTCAGCAAGCACCAAGCAAGATGCTCACGCTTAGCGAAATCTATCAGTGGATAATGGACCTATTTCCATACTACAGACAGAACCAACAGAGGTGGCAGAACTCCATTCGCCATTCCTTGTCTTTTAATGATTGCTTCATCAAAGTGTCTAGGTCACCGGATAAGCCAGGCAAAGGTTCGTACTGGGCCCTGCACCCAGATTCAGGAAATATGTTCGAGAACGGTTGTTACCTACGCAGACAAAAGCGCTTTAAATGCGAAAATAGAAAGATATCTTCAAGTAAAGGGGACGGAAGGAAAGACCAGTCCGGTTCTGGGTCGCCTTCGAGCGAGAACACCAACAGCAAGACTGGGAATGTGGACTCCAACTCCCTCTCCAACCAGTCCTCCAGCCCTCACAGCATGGACCACAGGAGCAGTGGCAGCGGCTCTGAACTAAAGAGCAGCGGGCCGCCTCTCCACCCCGTGGCCAGCTCGGCCAcgtccctgtcctctctccctttacctccGCACTCGATGGCGCACGAGTCCCATCTGCACCTAAAAGGGGATCCCCATTACTCATTCAACCACCCGTTTTCAATAAATAATTTAATGTCATCCTCAGAGCAACAGCACAAACTGGATTTGAAAGCCTACGAGCAAGCTTTGCAATACTCTTCCTACGGCTCAAGTATGTCTTCCAGTCTACCCCTCGGCAGCGCGTCCATGGCTGGCAGAGCCATGGACCCATCCGCAATAGAGGCGTCATACTATCAAGGTGTGTATTCCAGACCAGTCCTCAACACTTCTTAG